The DNA segment TCAAAATCTAAAGATTTATTTTGAGTATAATAAGTCATTAGCTCAAAGAAATATCTTGGAACTCCGCCATAATTTTGGTTTATAAAGATTATATTGTCGTAAAGTATTTTCATAATTTTTAATTTTTCTTATTTTAAATAATATTCCGAAGTTATATTTATAAGTATTGCAACCTAATTTGATTCCTAATTTTTTTTGAAGGAATAAAAATAAATAACATCTTAATCAATGAAGAAATAATTTTAAACCTTACTGTATTTTGGTACAAATTTTTCTCTTCGTTGATCTCTTTTTGAACATTTTTAACTAATTTATCAATAAATTCTGTATTTTTCATTGTATTAGTTGAATGCCAACGATAGGAAAATAGAACTTTATTGATAAATTTTATTTTATAGTGTTTTGCTATTTGCAAATTCAGATACCAGTCATCAAGAGTATTTTCTTTATATCCTCCTGCTTTGATTATAGCTTCTTTTCTCATTATATAACCGTTAGGAATATAATTACCTCTAGTTAGACTTTTATATGAACCAAAGTTATTGGAATTAAAATCAATATCAGGACGATCATTCTTTAAAAATTCGACAAAATTTTTGTATTCAGCTTCTTCTAAAGTCTTCACTATATTTCTTTGCTTATCCCAATACACAACTTGATTGTTTTCATCGATTATTTCATTGTTTCCGACAACCATTCCATATTTAGGTTTATTTTTAATAAAATTATATAAAGTTTCTAGAGCATCAGGTTTTGCTATGTCATCAGAGGCAATTAAATATATGTATTTGCCGTTTGCTGTTTCTATTAATTGATTTAATGTTTTAATATAACCCAAATTCTCTCTATTGAAATGCTCATATCTAACAAACCTTTCTTTACATTTATCAGCAAGATTTGTAATTTTATCATTTGTACTGTCTGTTGAACCATCATTAATTATAATTAGTTCAATATTTTTAAAAGATTGTAAGATTATTGAATTAATAGTATATTCAACAAACTTTTCGTGATTATAAGCTGGTATAATTACTGAAATCAAATCATTCATAGTTATTAATTGCCTCAACAATTTTAAGAGTTTCAGTTTTATTCATAACAGAACTTATTGGCAAGCTTATAATTTCATTATGAATTTTTTCAGTTACAGGAAAGGATTCTTTGTTCAATTCAGCATATGCCAATTGTTTATGAGGCGATATAGGGTAATGAATCATAGTCTCAATACCATTATCTAACAAATATTGCTTAAATTTAGATCTATTTTCTGTCCTTACAACAAATAAATGCCAAACATTTGATTCTTTATATTGGACTATTGGTAAAATTATTTTTGAATTAGTAATATTTTGTAGATAAAATTCAGCAATTTCTCTTCTTTTTTGATTATCTTTATCTAAGTATCTTAATTTTACATTTAAAATTGCAGCCTGTATTTCATCAAGTCTTGAATTAATGCCTTTATAAAGATTTTCATATTTTTTATGTGATCCATAGTTTCTTAATGCTCTTAACTTCTCCGCCAAAATATCATCATCAGTGGTTATAGCTCCTCCATCTCCCAAGCAGCCAAGATTTTTTCCGGGATAAAAACTAAATCCTGAAGCATCCGAGAGATTACCTGATCTTTTACCTTGATAAATCGCCCCATGTGCTTGTGCAGAATCTTCTATAACTTTTAAATTATACTTTTTAGCAATCTCATTAATTCTGTCCATTTGAGCACACTGACCGTAAAGATGAACTGCCATAATGGCTTTAGTTCGCTTTGTAATATTTTTTTCAATTAATTCAGGATTAATATTATAAGTTTCAATATCAGGCTCAACCAAAACAGGAATAAGGTTATTTTGTGATATTGATAAAATTGAAGCTATATATGTATTTGCAGGAACGATTATTTCGTCACCCTCGTGAAATCCATATGCTTTTATAATCAATGTCAGGGCATCCAGTCCGTTTGCAACACCTATGCAATGCTTTGTACCGCAATAGTTCGCAAATTCTTTTTCAAAAGACTCAACTGATTTACCTAAAATATACCATCCTGAATCGATGACGTTACTAATAGCTTCGTCAATTTCTTTTCTATATTGTGCATTTATTTTATGTAAATCTAAAAATTTAATCAATTTTTACCTACTAATTTTTCAAAAAAGTGTTTTACTTTGCAATATTGCGATGTTTTGTAACTCAATGGTTTGTTTGTAATTAGAAAATACTTTGAACCAACATGAATTATTTTATTTTTAAGTTTCGAAATGGCAGGAATATCCAACCTATAGCCATCCAAGTATTTCTGATGAAGAGTTTCAGGATCAGTACTTGCTGATGTATCAAAATGATTAGGATGTGTATCTTGAACTCTGTTAACTGTTATTACAATACTTTTTCCGTTTTTATAAGAAGCGAGGTGCTCTCTTTTTATAAATTTATCAAGATTTATTGCAATATCGCCTTCCAGATAATTAGGATTTTTTAAATCTAATGAAGAATCAGAAATAATTTCTAAAACATCATTTTTTCTATAAATTGTTGAATCCAGCTCCCAAGGATAATTCCAATGAGGTGCCGTTGTATTTTTCCAGTTCCACTCAAGACAATCAGTATTTTCAATAAATTTTTCAGGCAGCGGAATAATGTTTTTACCCAATCTTAAACTAAAACCAAAAATGTCATTGTTGTTTGACAGTGTTTTAATTATCGTACCTATATTGAATTCTGACTTAAAAATAACATCATCGCAGCCGAACATAATAAAATCTTTTGAATCAGAAACCGCTTTCTTTAAATCTTCAAAAAAGTTATTTTCTTTTACCCAGTTTATATCGGGAAAAGAACTTATTACTTTGTCATAGCTTATTTTCTCACTATCTCTGTATAAAACAGTAATATTTTTAGCACTTATTTCAGAAAAATAAAGTAAACTTTCTAAATATCCGTGAAGCTGTAATGTTCTGTCTTTTGAAAAAACTATTATTGATAACATGTTTTTATTCCTTATTTGATAAGATTAGTTTATCAAAAATAGAGATAAAATATACTCCATGTTAATTATTAATTATTCTTGTTGTACAATAATAGCTAAAGATTTTAAAGAAAAAGAGATTTTATAATATGATTATAATTGAAATTTATGGAGGGTTAGGTAATCAATTTTTTCAATATTCTTTTGCGAAAAATTTTGCAATAAAAAATAATTTAGAACTAAAGATTGATTGTTTAACTAATTATAATAATGAGACTTCTATTCTGGAATTTGGATTAAAATATTTTAATATCGATGATAAACTGGCTACGATAGACGATATAAGAAAAGTTAAATATAATAATCCGAATATATTTAATAAAATAAAATATAAATTAAGAAATAAAGAATTGCCGGGTAAGGCATATAAAATATCCCCTCACTGTTTCCATGAAGATCCTGATAATAATAATTTAATCGAATATTTTGATAATTTAAAAATTAAGAAACAAGCTTATATTAGTGGTTTTTTTCAATCTCAAAAATATTTTATAGAAATTGCAGATATAATAAAACAAAATTTAATATTAAAAGACTCTGCGGCAGGTGCTAATTTGGAAATGTTAAATAGAATCAAATCTTCTAATTCTATTAGTTTGCATATTAGAAGAACTGATTATTTGAACAAAGAAACTCTTTATTTATGGGGTAATATTTGTACTGATGAATATTATAAAAATGCTATTAAATATATTAGCCAAAAAGTTGATAATCCTACTTTTTTTGTTTTTTCAGATGATATAGAATATTGCAAAAATAATATAAATCCGGGATTTGAAACGGTTTTTGTAGATATAAATAACGATATAACTGCTCATGAAGATATGAGACTAATGAGTAATTGCAAGCATAATATAATAGCTAATAGTACTTTTAGCTGGTGGGGGACTTGGTTAAACTCTAACCCTAATAAAATAGTGGTTTCGCCGCCAATTTGGTTTAATGACGGACAAGAATATCATAAAAAAATTGGCATCCTTTGTGATGATTGGATAAAAATATCCAAATAAAACGGGAATCTTTTTAATATACATTTTTGTCTTTAAAAATTGCATTACAATGATTTTTGAATTTTAATTCATAATTTTTTTCATTTAAATATTCAATTATTTCATCGCCGCCTTTATCTATTTCGACAATAACAACTGTGGGTCTAAATTTTGCCCAGTTGTTGCTTTTTAATACTATTAAGTCGATTCCTTCTGTGTCTACAGATAAAAAATCAATTTTTTTATCTGTAGCATAAGTACTGATCAAATTTTCTAAGGAAAGTGTAGAAACTTTGATTACTTCTACTAATTTATATCCTTCAGCAACAAAATCATCAGCAGTTTGTTTATCAAATGTTGACAATACATCAGGATTTATTCTATAGAAATCAAATTCGCCTTTTTCTTGAGCAATGCCAATATTTAGATTGATATCCTTTTTGCGTTCCGCACATAAACGATTATACACCAGTACATTAGGTTCTACATTTATACCAGTCCATCCTTTTCTATAAAAACGGATAGT comes from the bacterium genome and includes:
- a CDS encoding glycosyltransferase family 2 protein, with amino-acid sequence MNDLISVIIPAYNHEKFVEYTINSIILQSFKNIELIIINDGSTDSTNDKITNLADKCKERFVRYEHFNRENLGYIKTLNQLIETANGKYIYLIASDDIAKPDALETLYNFIKNKPKYGMVVGNNEIIDENNQVVYWDKQRNIVKTLEEAEYKNFVEFLKNDRPDIDFNSNNFGSYKSLTRGNYIPNGYIMRKEAIIKAGGYKENTLDDWYLNLQIAKHYKIKFINKVLFSYRWHSTNTMKNTEFIDKLVKNVQKEINEEKNLYQNTVRFKIISSLIKMLFIFIPSKKIRNQIRLQYL
- a CDS encoding alpha-1,2-fucosyltransferase; protein product: MIIIEIYGGLGNQFFQYSFAKNFAIKNNLELKIDCLTNYNNETSILEFGLKYFNIDDKLATIDDIRKVKYNNPNIFNKIKYKLRNKELPGKAYKISPHCFHEDPDNNNLIEYFDNLKIKKQAYISGFFQSQKYFIEIADIIKQNLILKDSAAGANLEMLNRIKSSNSISLHIRRTDYLNKETLYLWGNICTDEYYKNAIKYISQKVDNPTFFVFSDDIEYCKNNINPGFETVFVDINNDITAHEDMRLMSNCKHNIIANSTFSWWGTWLNSNPNKIVVSPPIWFNDGQEYHKKIGILCDDWIKISK
- a CDS encoding FkbM family methyltransferase, whose translation is MNFSITNKIKNKKLRQFTRRPFAFIRDEVRHSLYPLFWLHPTSYIWTNFNKLFRNSHSQFQEDLIIDKLLKYKENGFYVDIGANDPVELSNTIRFYRKGWTGINVEPNVLVYNRLCAERKKDINLNIGIAQEKGEFDFYRINPDVLSTFDKQTADDFVAEGYKLVEVIKVSTLSLENLISTYATDKKIDFLSVDTEGIDLIVLKSNNWAKFRPTVVIVEIDKGGDEIIEYLNEKNYELKFKNHCNAIFKDKNVY
- a CDS encoding DegT/DnrJ/EryC1/StrS family aminotransferase, with translation MIKFLDLHKINAQYRKEIDEAISNVIDSGWYILGKSVESFEKEFANYCGTKHCIGVANGLDALTLIIKAYGFHEGDEIIVPANTYIASILSISQNNLIPVLVEPDIETYNINPELIEKNITKRTKAIMAVHLYGQCAQMDRINEIAKKYNLKVIEDSAQAHGAIYQGKRSGNLSDASGFSFYPGKNLGCLGDGGAITTDDDILAEKLRALRNYGSHKKYENLYKGINSRLDEIQAAILNVKLRYLDKDNQKRREIAEFYLQNITNSKIILPIVQYKESNVWHLFVVRTENRSKFKQYLLDNGIETMIHYPISPHKQLAYAELNKESFPVTEKIHNEIISLPISSVMNKTETLKIVEAINNYE